From a single Pseudalkalibacillus hwajinpoensis genomic region:
- the jag gene encoding RNA-binding cell elongation regulator Jag/EloR, translating into MRSVTVTGKTIEEAIQDALNQIGTVEENVDVEVIEEPKKGFLGFGGKPARIKVSEKPDIMEQTRAFLEKVISNMGVEARIEGKKEDRDLFFTLSGEKIAILIGKRGQTLNSLQYLTNLAANRFSNRFVRVVLDAENYRERREDTLKKLADRLANKAMVTNREVQLEPMPSLERKVIHLYLKDKKGISTHSDGNDPHRRVVIVPRHK; encoded by the coding sequence GTGAGAAGCGTTACGGTAACGGGGAAAACAATTGAAGAAGCCATCCAGGATGCGCTGAATCAAATTGGAACGGTTGAAGAGAATGTAGATGTTGAAGTGATTGAGGAGCCTAAAAAAGGATTTTTAGGTTTTGGAGGAAAGCCCGCCCGCATCAAAGTAAGTGAGAAACCTGACATCATGGAGCAAACGAGGGCTTTTTTAGAAAAAGTCATTAGCAACATGGGAGTTGAAGCTAGAATAGAAGGTAAAAAGGAAGATCGAGATCTTTTCTTTACGCTATCTGGTGAAAAAATTGCGATATTGATAGGGAAGCGCGGCCAAACTTTGAACTCACTGCAATATTTGACGAATCTCGCCGCCAACCGATTTTCTAACCGATTTGTCCGTGTAGTTCTCGACGCAGAGAATTACCGTGAAAGACGAGAAGATACGCTTAAGAAACTGGCTGATCGTCTTGCGAACAAAGCGATGGTTACGAATAGGGAAGTGCAGCTAGAACCGATGCCGTCGCTTGAACGAAAAGTAATCCACCTTTATTTAAAAGATAAGAAGGGGATTTCAACTCACTCAGATGGAAACGACCCACATCGACGTGTGGTTATTGTTCCACGTCATAAATAG